One Prinia subflava isolate CZ2003 ecotype Zambia chromosome 8, Cam_Psub_1.2, whole genome shotgun sequence DNA window includes the following coding sequences:
- the CDC27 gene encoding cell division cycle protein 27 homolog isoform X1, producing MTVLQEPVQAAIWQALNHYAYRDAVFLAERLYAEVHSEEALFLLATCYYRSGKAYKAYRLLKGHSCTTPQCKYLLAKCCVDLSKLAEGEQILSGGVLNKQKSHDDIVMEFGDSACFTLSLLGHVYCKTDRLAKGSECYQKSLSLNPFLWSPFESLCEIGEKPDPDQTFKLTSLQNFSSCLPNTCTTLVSNHNISHRQPESVLMETPQDTIELNRINLESSNSKYSSLNSDSSMSYIDSAVISSDSVPLGSGTAILSKQAQNKPKTGRSLLGGPAALSPLTPSFGILPLETPSPGDGSYLQNYTNSSSVIDVPPTGAPSKKKLCVVQAVSRISQAGTKSVFSQSGNSREVTPVLVAQTQSSGPQTSTTPQVLSPTIAAPPNALPRRSSRLFTSDSSTTKENSKKLKMKFPPKIPNRKTKSKTNKGGIAQPNLNDSLEITKLDSSIISEGKISTVAPQIQAFTLQKAAAEGLMSLLRDMGKGYLALCSYNCKEAINILSHLPSHHYNTGWVLCQIGRAYFELAEYMQAERIFSEVRRIENYRVEGMEIYSTTLWHLQKDVALSVLSKDLTDMDKNSPEAWCAAGNCFSLQREHDIAIKFFQRAIQVDPNYAYAYTLLGHEFVLTEELDKALACFRNAIRVNPRHYNAWYGLGMIYYKQEKFSLAEMHFQKALDINPQSSVLLCHIGVVQHALKKSEKALDTLNKAINIDPKNPLCKFHRASVLFANEKYKSALQELEELKQIVPKESLVYFLIGKVYKKLGQTHLALMNFSWAMDLDPKGANNQIKEAIDKRYLPDDEEPITREEQISECYPYESVGTDESQESSMTDADDTQLHAVESDEF from the exons GCTGCTATCTGGCAAGCACTGAACCACTACGCGTATCGCGATGCCGTGTTCCTCGCAGAGAGGTTGTATGCAGAAG tacACTCAGAAGAAGCACTGTTTTTATTGGCAACGTGTTACTACCGCTCAGGAAAGGCCTACAAAGCTTACAGGCTCCTAAAGGGACACAGCTGTACCACCCCTCAGTGTAAATACCTGCTTGCAAAATGTTGTGTGGACCTCAGCAA gcttgcAGAAGGAGAGCAGATCTTGTCTGGTGGAGTGttgaataaacagaaaagccaTGATGACATTGTTATGGAGTTTGGTGACTCTGCATGCTTTACGCTCTCCTTACTGGGACATGTCTACTG CAAGACAGACCGGCTTGCCAAAGGATCAGAATGTTACCAAAAGAGCCTTAGTTTAAATCCTTTCCTCTGGTCCCCTTTTGAATCACTATGTGAAATAG GTGAAAAGCCAGACCCTGACCAAACATTTAAATTAACATCCTTACAGAACTTCAGCAGCTGTCTGCCCAACACTTGCACAACGTTGGTGTCTAATCACAACATATCCCACAGACAGCCCGAGAGTGTCCTCATGGAGACGCCCCAGGACACAATT GAGCTGAACAGAATCAACCTAGAATCCTCCAATTCAAAGTATTCCTCCTTGAATTCGGATTCTTCCATGTCTTACATCGACTCTGCTGTGATTTCCTCAGATTCTGTCCCTCTGGGGTCAGGAACTGCCATATTGTCCAAACAGGctcaaaataaaccaaaaaccGGCCGGAGTTTGCTGGGGGGACCTGCAGCTTTGAGCCCACTAACTCCAAG CTTTGGGATTTTGCCACTAGAAACCCCGAGCCCTGGAGATGGATCCTATTTACAGAACTACACCAACTCCTCCTCTGTAATCGATGTGCCACCCACCGGAGCACCTTCAAAGAAG AAACTCTGTGTTGTGCAGGCTGTGAGCAGGATCAGCCAGGCTGGAACAAAATCTGTCTTCTCCCAGAGCGGGAACAGCCGGGAGGTCACTCCAGTTCTTGTTGCACAAACACAGAGCTCTGGTCCACAGACaag TACAACACCTCAGGTATTGAGCCCAACCATTGCTGCTCCACCCAACGCGCTGCCTCGACGGAGCTCCCGCCTGTTCACCAGTGACAGCTCCACAACCAAG GAAAAtagcaaaaaattaaaaatgaagtttcCACCCAAGattccaaacagaaaaacaaaaagtaaaacaaataagGGAGGAATAGCTCAACCAAACTTAAATGACAGTTTGGAAATTACCAAACTGGACTCTTCCATCatttcagaagggaaaatttCCACTGTTGCACCCCAAATCCAAGCTTTCACGCtacagaaggcagcagcag AAGGTTTGATGAGCCTTCTCCGGGACATGGGGAAAGGTTATTTAGCCTTGTGCTCGTACAACTGCAAAGAAGCCATCAATATTTTGAGCCATTTGCCATCCCACCACTACAACACgggctgggtgctgtgccaAATTGGGAGAGCTTACTTTGAGCTGGCAGAGTACATGCAG gctgagagaatattttcagaagtgaGGAGGATTGAAAACTACAGAGTAGAAGGCATGGAAATCTATTCAACCACGCTCTGGCATCTGCAGAAAGATGTTGCCCTTTCAGTTCTTTCTAAGGATTTGACAGACATGGATAAAAACTCACCAGAG GCCTGGTGTGCTGCAGGAAACTGCTTCAGCTTGCAGAGGGAGCACGACATTGCCATCAAGTTCTTCCAGAGGGCCATCCAGGTGGATCCCAACTACGCCTATGCCTACACCCTGCTGGGCCACGAGTTTGTGTTGACAGAGGAACTGGACAAAGCTCTGGCCTGTTTTAGAAACGCCATCAGAGTCAACCCGCGGCACTACAACGCCTG gtACGGGTTGGGAATGATTTACTACAAACAGGAGAAGTTCAGTCTGGCAGAAATGCATTTCCAGAAAGCACTTGACATCAACCCTCAGAGCTCAGTCCTGCTGTGCCACATTGGAGTC GTCCAACATGCACTGAAAAAATCTGAGAAGGCTTTGGACACTTTAAACAAAGCGATCAACATCGACCCCAAGAACCCACTATGCAAATTCCATAGAGCCTCAGTGTTATTTGCAAATGAGAAGTACAAG TCGGCTTTACAAGAACTTGAAGAACTGAAACAGATTGTTCCCAAAGAGTCTCTTGTTTACTTTTTAATAGGAAAG GTTTATAAAAAGCTGGGTCAGACACATCTGGCGCTGATGAATTTCTCCTGGGCCATGGACCTGGATCCCAAAGGAGCCAACAACCAGATCAAGGAGGCCATCGACAAGCGCTACCTGCCCGACGACGAGGAGCCCATCACGCGCGAGGAGCAGATCAGCGAGTGCTACCCCTACGAGTCAG TGGGCACAGACGagtcccaggagagcagcatgACGGACGCGGACGACACGCAGCTCCACGCCGTGGAAAGTGATGAATTTTAA
- the CDC27 gene encoding cell division cycle protein 27 homolog isoform X4, whose translation MTVLQEPVQAAIWQALNHYAYRDAVFLAERLYAEVHSEEALFLLATCYYRSGKAYKAYRLLKGHSCTTPQCKYLLAKCCVDLSKLAEGEQILSGGVLNKQKSHDDIVMEFGDSACFTLSLLGHVYCKTDRLAKGSECYQKSLSLNPFLWSPFESLCEIGEKPDPDQTFKLTSLQNFSSCLPNTCTTLVSNHNISHRQPESVLMETPQDTIELNRINLESSNSKYSSLNSDSSMSYIDSAVISSDSVPLGSGTAILSKQAQNKPKTGRSLLGGPAALSPLTPSFGILPLETPSPGDGSYLQNYTNSSSVIDVPPTGAPSKKAVSRISQAGTKSVFSQSGNSREVTPVLVAQTQSSGPQTSTTPQVLSPTIAAPPNALPRRSSRLFTSDSSTTKENSKKLKMKFPPKIPNRKTKSKTNKGGIAQPNLNDSLEITKLDSSIISEGKISTVAPQIQAFTLQKAAAGLMSLLRDMGKGYLALCSYNCKEAINILSHLPSHHYNTGWVLCQIGRAYFELAEYMQAERIFSEVRRIENYRVEGMEIYSTTLWHLQKDVALSVLSKDLTDMDKNSPEAWCAAGNCFSLQREHDIAIKFFQRAIQVDPNYAYAYTLLGHEFVLTEELDKALACFRNAIRVNPRHYNAWYGLGMIYYKQEKFSLAEMHFQKALDINPQSSVLLCHIGVVQHALKKSEKALDTLNKAINIDPKNPLCKFHRASVLFANEKYKSALQELEELKQIVPKESLVYFLIGKVYKKLGQTHLALMNFSWAMDLDPKGANNQIKEAIDKRYLPDDEEPITREEQISECYPYESVGTDESQESSMTDADDTQLHAVESDEF comes from the exons GCTGCTATCTGGCAAGCACTGAACCACTACGCGTATCGCGATGCCGTGTTCCTCGCAGAGAGGTTGTATGCAGAAG tacACTCAGAAGAAGCACTGTTTTTATTGGCAACGTGTTACTACCGCTCAGGAAAGGCCTACAAAGCTTACAGGCTCCTAAAGGGACACAGCTGTACCACCCCTCAGTGTAAATACCTGCTTGCAAAATGTTGTGTGGACCTCAGCAA gcttgcAGAAGGAGAGCAGATCTTGTCTGGTGGAGTGttgaataaacagaaaagccaTGATGACATTGTTATGGAGTTTGGTGACTCTGCATGCTTTACGCTCTCCTTACTGGGACATGTCTACTG CAAGACAGACCGGCTTGCCAAAGGATCAGAATGTTACCAAAAGAGCCTTAGTTTAAATCCTTTCCTCTGGTCCCCTTTTGAATCACTATGTGAAATAG GTGAAAAGCCAGACCCTGACCAAACATTTAAATTAACATCCTTACAGAACTTCAGCAGCTGTCTGCCCAACACTTGCACAACGTTGGTGTCTAATCACAACATATCCCACAGACAGCCCGAGAGTGTCCTCATGGAGACGCCCCAGGACACAATT GAGCTGAACAGAATCAACCTAGAATCCTCCAATTCAAAGTATTCCTCCTTGAATTCGGATTCTTCCATGTCTTACATCGACTCTGCTGTGATTTCCTCAGATTCTGTCCCTCTGGGGTCAGGAACTGCCATATTGTCCAAACAGGctcaaaataaaccaaaaaccGGCCGGAGTTTGCTGGGGGGACCTGCAGCTTTGAGCCCACTAACTCCAAG CTTTGGGATTTTGCCACTAGAAACCCCGAGCCCTGGAGATGGATCCTATTTACAGAACTACACCAACTCCTCCTCTGTAATCGATGTGCCACCCACCGGAGCACCTTCAAAGAAG GCTGTGAGCAGGATCAGCCAGGCTGGAACAAAATCTGTCTTCTCCCAGAGCGGGAACAGCCGGGAGGTCACTCCAGTTCTTGTTGCACAAACACAGAGCTCTGGTCCACAGACaag TACAACACCTCAGGTATTGAGCCCAACCATTGCTGCTCCACCCAACGCGCTGCCTCGACGGAGCTCCCGCCTGTTCACCAGTGACAGCTCCACAACCAAG GAAAAtagcaaaaaattaaaaatgaagtttcCACCCAAGattccaaacagaaaaacaaaaagtaaaacaaataagGGAGGAATAGCTCAACCAAACTTAAATGACAGTTTGGAAATTACCAAACTGGACTCTTCCATCatttcagaagggaaaatttCCACTGTTGCACCCCAAATCCAAGCTTTCACGCtacagaaggcagcagcag GTTTGATGAGCCTTCTCCGGGACATGGGGAAAGGTTATTTAGCCTTGTGCTCGTACAACTGCAAAGAAGCCATCAATATTTTGAGCCATTTGCCATCCCACCACTACAACACgggctgggtgctgtgccaAATTGGGAGAGCTTACTTTGAGCTGGCAGAGTACATGCAG gctgagagaatattttcagaagtgaGGAGGATTGAAAACTACAGAGTAGAAGGCATGGAAATCTATTCAACCACGCTCTGGCATCTGCAGAAAGATGTTGCCCTTTCAGTTCTTTCTAAGGATTTGACAGACATGGATAAAAACTCACCAGAG GCCTGGTGTGCTGCAGGAAACTGCTTCAGCTTGCAGAGGGAGCACGACATTGCCATCAAGTTCTTCCAGAGGGCCATCCAGGTGGATCCCAACTACGCCTATGCCTACACCCTGCTGGGCCACGAGTTTGTGTTGACAGAGGAACTGGACAAAGCTCTGGCCTGTTTTAGAAACGCCATCAGAGTCAACCCGCGGCACTACAACGCCTG gtACGGGTTGGGAATGATTTACTACAAACAGGAGAAGTTCAGTCTGGCAGAAATGCATTTCCAGAAAGCACTTGACATCAACCCTCAGAGCTCAGTCCTGCTGTGCCACATTGGAGTC GTCCAACATGCACTGAAAAAATCTGAGAAGGCTTTGGACACTTTAAACAAAGCGATCAACATCGACCCCAAGAACCCACTATGCAAATTCCATAGAGCCTCAGTGTTATTTGCAAATGAGAAGTACAAG TCGGCTTTACAAGAACTTGAAGAACTGAAACAGATTGTTCCCAAAGAGTCTCTTGTTTACTTTTTAATAGGAAAG GTTTATAAAAAGCTGGGTCAGACACATCTGGCGCTGATGAATTTCTCCTGGGCCATGGACCTGGATCCCAAAGGAGCCAACAACCAGATCAAGGAGGCCATCGACAAGCGCTACCTGCCCGACGACGAGGAGCCCATCACGCGCGAGGAGCAGATCAGCGAGTGCTACCCCTACGAGTCAG TGGGCACAGACGagtcccaggagagcagcatgACGGACGCGGACGACACGCAGCTCCACGCCGTGGAAAGTGATGAATTTTAA
- the CDC27 gene encoding cell division cycle protein 27 homolog isoform X3, whose protein sequence is MTVLQEPVQAAIWQALNHYAYRDAVFLAERLYAEVHSEEALFLLATCYYRSGKAYKAYRLLKGHSCTTPQCKYLLAKCCVDLSKLAEGEQILSGGVLNKQKSHDDIVMEFGDSACFTLSLLGHVYCKTDRLAKGSECYQKSLSLNPFLWSPFESLCEIGEKPDPDQTFKLTSLQNFSSCLPNTCTTLVSNHNISHRQPESVLMETPQDTIELNRINLESSNSKYSSLNSDSSMSYIDSAVISSDSVPLGSGTAILSKQAQNKPKTGRSLLGGPAALSPLTPSFGILPLETPSPGDGSYLQNYTNSSSVIDVPPTGAPSKKAVSRISQAGTKSVFSQSGNSREVTPVLVAQTQSSGPQTSTTPQVLSPTIAAPPNALPRRSSRLFTSDSSTTKENSKKLKMKFPPKIPNRKTKSKTNKGGIAQPNLNDSLEITKLDSSIISEGKISTVAPQIQAFTLQKAAAEGLMSLLRDMGKGYLALCSYNCKEAINILSHLPSHHYNTGWVLCQIGRAYFELAEYMQAERIFSEVRRIENYRVEGMEIYSTTLWHLQKDVALSVLSKDLTDMDKNSPEAWCAAGNCFSLQREHDIAIKFFQRAIQVDPNYAYAYTLLGHEFVLTEELDKALACFRNAIRVNPRHYNAWYGLGMIYYKQEKFSLAEMHFQKALDINPQSSVLLCHIGVVQHALKKSEKALDTLNKAINIDPKNPLCKFHRASVLFANEKYKSALQELEELKQIVPKESLVYFLIGKVYKKLGQTHLALMNFSWAMDLDPKGANNQIKEAIDKRYLPDDEEPITREEQISECYPYESVGTDESQESSMTDADDTQLHAVESDEF, encoded by the exons GCTGCTATCTGGCAAGCACTGAACCACTACGCGTATCGCGATGCCGTGTTCCTCGCAGAGAGGTTGTATGCAGAAG tacACTCAGAAGAAGCACTGTTTTTATTGGCAACGTGTTACTACCGCTCAGGAAAGGCCTACAAAGCTTACAGGCTCCTAAAGGGACACAGCTGTACCACCCCTCAGTGTAAATACCTGCTTGCAAAATGTTGTGTGGACCTCAGCAA gcttgcAGAAGGAGAGCAGATCTTGTCTGGTGGAGTGttgaataaacagaaaagccaTGATGACATTGTTATGGAGTTTGGTGACTCTGCATGCTTTACGCTCTCCTTACTGGGACATGTCTACTG CAAGACAGACCGGCTTGCCAAAGGATCAGAATGTTACCAAAAGAGCCTTAGTTTAAATCCTTTCCTCTGGTCCCCTTTTGAATCACTATGTGAAATAG GTGAAAAGCCAGACCCTGACCAAACATTTAAATTAACATCCTTACAGAACTTCAGCAGCTGTCTGCCCAACACTTGCACAACGTTGGTGTCTAATCACAACATATCCCACAGACAGCCCGAGAGTGTCCTCATGGAGACGCCCCAGGACACAATT GAGCTGAACAGAATCAACCTAGAATCCTCCAATTCAAAGTATTCCTCCTTGAATTCGGATTCTTCCATGTCTTACATCGACTCTGCTGTGATTTCCTCAGATTCTGTCCCTCTGGGGTCAGGAACTGCCATATTGTCCAAACAGGctcaaaataaaccaaaaaccGGCCGGAGTTTGCTGGGGGGACCTGCAGCTTTGAGCCCACTAACTCCAAG CTTTGGGATTTTGCCACTAGAAACCCCGAGCCCTGGAGATGGATCCTATTTACAGAACTACACCAACTCCTCCTCTGTAATCGATGTGCCACCCACCGGAGCACCTTCAAAGAAG GCTGTGAGCAGGATCAGCCAGGCTGGAACAAAATCTGTCTTCTCCCAGAGCGGGAACAGCCGGGAGGTCACTCCAGTTCTTGTTGCACAAACACAGAGCTCTGGTCCACAGACaag TACAACACCTCAGGTATTGAGCCCAACCATTGCTGCTCCACCCAACGCGCTGCCTCGACGGAGCTCCCGCCTGTTCACCAGTGACAGCTCCACAACCAAG GAAAAtagcaaaaaattaaaaatgaagtttcCACCCAAGattccaaacagaaaaacaaaaagtaaaacaaataagGGAGGAATAGCTCAACCAAACTTAAATGACAGTTTGGAAATTACCAAACTGGACTCTTCCATCatttcagaagggaaaatttCCACTGTTGCACCCCAAATCCAAGCTTTCACGCtacagaaggcagcagcag AAGGTTTGATGAGCCTTCTCCGGGACATGGGGAAAGGTTATTTAGCCTTGTGCTCGTACAACTGCAAAGAAGCCATCAATATTTTGAGCCATTTGCCATCCCACCACTACAACACgggctgggtgctgtgccaAATTGGGAGAGCTTACTTTGAGCTGGCAGAGTACATGCAG gctgagagaatattttcagaagtgaGGAGGATTGAAAACTACAGAGTAGAAGGCATGGAAATCTATTCAACCACGCTCTGGCATCTGCAGAAAGATGTTGCCCTTTCAGTTCTTTCTAAGGATTTGACAGACATGGATAAAAACTCACCAGAG GCCTGGTGTGCTGCAGGAAACTGCTTCAGCTTGCAGAGGGAGCACGACATTGCCATCAAGTTCTTCCAGAGGGCCATCCAGGTGGATCCCAACTACGCCTATGCCTACACCCTGCTGGGCCACGAGTTTGTGTTGACAGAGGAACTGGACAAAGCTCTGGCCTGTTTTAGAAACGCCATCAGAGTCAACCCGCGGCACTACAACGCCTG gtACGGGTTGGGAATGATTTACTACAAACAGGAGAAGTTCAGTCTGGCAGAAATGCATTTCCAGAAAGCACTTGACATCAACCCTCAGAGCTCAGTCCTGCTGTGCCACATTGGAGTC GTCCAACATGCACTGAAAAAATCTGAGAAGGCTTTGGACACTTTAAACAAAGCGATCAACATCGACCCCAAGAACCCACTATGCAAATTCCATAGAGCCTCAGTGTTATTTGCAAATGAGAAGTACAAG TCGGCTTTACAAGAACTTGAAGAACTGAAACAGATTGTTCCCAAAGAGTCTCTTGTTTACTTTTTAATAGGAAAG GTTTATAAAAAGCTGGGTCAGACACATCTGGCGCTGATGAATTTCTCCTGGGCCATGGACCTGGATCCCAAAGGAGCCAACAACCAGATCAAGGAGGCCATCGACAAGCGCTACCTGCCCGACGACGAGGAGCCCATCACGCGCGAGGAGCAGATCAGCGAGTGCTACCCCTACGAGTCAG TGGGCACAGACGagtcccaggagagcagcatgACGGACGCGGACGACACGCAGCTCCACGCCGTGGAAAGTGATGAATTTTAA
- the CDC27 gene encoding cell division cycle protein 27 homolog isoform X2: protein MTVLQEPVQAAIWQALNHYAYRDAVFLAERLYAEVHSEEALFLLATCYYRSGKAYKAYRLLKGHSCTTPQCKYLLAKCCVDLSKLAEGEQILSGGVLNKQKSHDDIVMEFGDSACFTLSLLGHVYCKTDRLAKGSECYQKSLSLNPFLWSPFESLCEIGEKPDPDQTFKLTSLQNFSSCLPNTCTTLVSNHNISHRQPESVLMETPQDTIELNRINLESSNSKYSSLNSDSSMSYIDSAVISSDSVPLGSGTAILSKQAQNKPKTGRSLLGGPAALSPLTPSFGILPLETPSPGDGSYLQNYTNSSSVIDVPPTGAPSKKKLCVVQAVSRISQAGTKSVFSQSGNSREVTPVLVAQTQSSGPQTSTTPQVLSPTIAAPPNALPRRSSRLFTSDSSTTKENSKKLKMKFPPKIPNRKTKSKTNKGGIAQPNLNDSLEITKLDSSIISEGKISTVAPQIQAFTLQKAAAGLMSLLRDMGKGYLALCSYNCKEAINILSHLPSHHYNTGWVLCQIGRAYFELAEYMQAERIFSEVRRIENYRVEGMEIYSTTLWHLQKDVALSVLSKDLTDMDKNSPEAWCAAGNCFSLQREHDIAIKFFQRAIQVDPNYAYAYTLLGHEFVLTEELDKALACFRNAIRVNPRHYNAWYGLGMIYYKQEKFSLAEMHFQKALDINPQSSVLLCHIGVVQHALKKSEKALDTLNKAINIDPKNPLCKFHRASVLFANEKYKSALQELEELKQIVPKESLVYFLIGKVYKKLGQTHLALMNFSWAMDLDPKGANNQIKEAIDKRYLPDDEEPITREEQISECYPYESVGTDESQESSMTDADDTQLHAVESDEF from the exons GCTGCTATCTGGCAAGCACTGAACCACTACGCGTATCGCGATGCCGTGTTCCTCGCAGAGAGGTTGTATGCAGAAG tacACTCAGAAGAAGCACTGTTTTTATTGGCAACGTGTTACTACCGCTCAGGAAAGGCCTACAAAGCTTACAGGCTCCTAAAGGGACACAGCTGTACCACCCCTCAGTGTAAATACCTGCTTGCAAAATGTTGTGTGGACCTCAGCAA gcttgcAGAAGGAGAGCAGATCTTGTCTGGTGGAGTGttgaataaacagaaaagccaTGATGACATTGTTATGGAGTTTGGTGACTCTGCATGCTTTACGCTCTCCTTACTGGGACATGTCTACTG CAAGACAGACCGGCTTGCCAAAGGATCAGAATGTTACCAAAAGAGCCTTAGTTTAAATCCTTTCCTCTGGTCCCCTTTTGAATCACTATGTGAAATAG GTGAAAAGCCAGACCCTGACCAAACATTTAAATTAACATCCTTACAGAACTTCAGCAGCTGTCTGCCCAACACTTGCACAACGTTGGTGTCTAATCACAACATATCCCACAGACAGCCCGAGAGTGTCCTCATGGAGACGCCCCAGGACACAATT GAGCTGAACAGAATCAACCTAGAATCCTCCAATTCAAAGTATTCCTCCTTGAATTCGGATTCTTCCATGTCTTACATCGACTCTGCTGTGATTTCCTCAGATTCTGTCCCTCTGGGGTCAGGAACTGCCATATTGTCCAAACAGGctcaaaataaaccaaaaaccGGCCGGAGTTTGCTGGGGGGACCTGCAGCTTTGAGCCCACTAACTCCAAG CTTTGGGATTTTGCCACTAGAAACCCCGAGCCCTGGAGATGGATCCTATTTACAGAACTACACCAACTCCTCCTCTGTAATCGATGTGCCACCCACCGGAGCACCTTCAAAGAAG AAACTCTGTGTTGTGCAGGCTGTGAGCAGGATCAGCCAGGCTGGAACAAAATCTGTCTTCTCCCAGAGCGGGAACAGCCGGGAGGTCACTCCAGTTCTTGTTGCACAAACACAGAGCTCTGGTCCACAGACaag TACAACACCTCAGGTATTGAGCCCAACCATTGCTGCTCCACCCAACGCGCTGCCTCGACGGAGCTCCCGCCTGTTCACCAGTGACAGCTCCACAACCAAG GAAAAtagcaaaaaattaaaaatgaagtttcCACCCAAGattccaaacagaaaaacaaaaagtaaaacaaataagGGAGGAATAGCTCAACCAAACTTAAATGACAGTTTGGAAATTACCAAACTGGACTCTTCCATCatttcagaagggaaaatttCCACTGTTGCACCCCAAATCCAAGCTTTCACGCtacagaaggcagcagcag GTTTGATGAGCCTTCTCCGGGACATGGGGAAAGGTTATTTAGCCTTGTGCTCGTACAACTGCAAAGAAGCCATCAATATTTTGAGCCATTTGCCATCCCACCACTACAACACgggctgggtgctgtgccaAATTGGGAGAGCTTACTTTGAGCTGGCAGAGTACATGCAG gctgagagaatattttcagaagtgaGGAGGATTGAAAACTACAGAGTAGAAGGCATGGAAATCTATTCAACCACGCTCTGGCATCTGCAGAAAGATGTTGCCCTTTCAGTTCTTTCTAAGGATTTGACAGACATGGATAAAAACTCACCAGAG GCCTGGTGTGCTGCAGGAAACTGCTTCAGCTTGCAGAGGGAGCACGACATTGCCATCAAGTTCTTCCAGAGGGCCATCCAGGTGGATCCCAACTACGCCTATGCCTACACCCTGCTGGGCCACGAGTTTGTGTTGACAGAGGAACTGGACAAAGCTCTGGCCTGTTTTAGAAACGCCATCAGAGTCAACCCGCGGCACTACAACGCCTG gtACGGGTTGGGAATGATTTACTACAAACAGGAGAAGTTCAGTCTGGCAGAAATGCATTTCCAGAAAGCACTTGACATCAACCCTCAGAGCTCAGTCCTGCTGTGCCACATTGGAGTC GTCCAACATGCACTGAAAAAATCTGAGAAGGCTTTGGACACTTTAAACAAAGCGATCAACATCGACCCCAAGAACCCACTATGCAAATTCCATAGAGCCTCAGTGTTATTTGCAAATGAGAAGTACAAG TCGGCTTTACAAGAACTTGAAGAACTGAAACAGATTGTTCCCAAAGAGTCTCTTGTTTACTTTTTAATAGGAAAG GTTTATAAAAAGCTGGGTCAGACACATCTGGCGCTGATGAATTTCTCCTGGGCCATGGACCTGGATCCCAAAGGAGCCAACAACCAGATCAAGGAGGCCATCGACAAGCGCTACCTGCCCGACGACGAGGAGCCCATCACGCGCGAGGAGCAGATCAGCGAGTGCTACCCCTACGAGTCAG TGGGCACAGACGagtcccaggagagcagcatgACGGACGCGGACGACACGCAGCTCCACGCCGTGGAAAGTGATGAATTTTAA